The DNA window TGCTGCGGCGCGGACACGCCCGCCTCGGACGCCTCGGACGCCGCCAACGCCCTGGCCGACGCCGGCGTCGACTTCGCGCCCGTCACCCGGAACGAGGACATCTGCGGCTAGCCGAGTCGACGTGGCGAGACCTGATCATCGCCATCCTGATCGCGGTGGGCATCGCCGTCTGGACCATGCTCTCAAATTCTGCCGGTGTTGTGCTGTATGAGCGTTACGGAACGCCGGAGACTATGCAGGGCACGATGAAGGATTAGGACGGCGGCCGCCCTGCGTGCGCGCACCCATCCGCTGACCGGCGCCCAGCAGGAGGAGGTCGCCGGGATGCTGTCGCCGCTGCACCCTCTGCAGCACCGCCTGGCCGCCGTGGTGCACCCGTGGCGGGAGCCGCTGCCGGCGTCCTGGTCGGGGTAGCTCGAGAGGCCGGAGCCGCTGCGGTCCGTGCAGGTGGAACCGACGGTGGCCGAGATCGGCGCCGACGTCGCCTTCAAGCACGCGCGGTGGCGGGTTCGGTACGCGCAGGCCCGGCGCGACATGTCGGTGTACGACGTGCCGCTGCTGCTCGGCGAGGAGGAGGGCTACTTCGGCGAGCCCCACCCGGGTCGGGTAAATGTACGGAATGAGCGAATCATGCGGATGTTGGGTGTGTTTCGTCTGCTACGGTCGCCGCCATGACTCGCGCCCACTACGCCGCTGCTTTCGCCCTGGTCACCGTGCTTGCCGGGTGCGGCGGTGGGCCCGAGAAGCCCGTTACGGTCGGCGCCACCCTCGCGCCCACGTCCGCGGCCCCGGCGACGTCGACGCCGGCGGCATCGCCGTCGGCGAGCCCGAGCCAGGACGGCATGCTCGCGATCGGCCAGACCTTCACCTTCGAGAACAACACCATGACCACCAGCGTCCTGGGGTACAAGCAGCCGATCGGCGAGGCCAGCCGTGACATGAAGAAGGAGGGTGAGGCGTTCGGTGGGCTCGAGGTGAATACCTGCAACCTGGCCAGCGCGAGCGAGCCACGGCAGGTGAACGTCTTGCCCTGGTCGCTGGAGTTGCCGGACGGCACGACCACCAGCCACCGCTGGTCCGGCGTCGTGTCTGCCGAGTACCCGTACAGCCCCAAGACCCTCAAGCCGGGCCGGTGCGTGAAGGGGTGGATCGTCTTCACGGTACCCGCGAAGGGCGAGCCGTCCGTGGCGGTTTACGAGGGGCAGGGCAACCAGGGTCAACCGGCTGAGTGGAAGCTGAGCTGACACGACACGACGAAGTCCCCCACCTCTCGGTAGGCGACAGCAACGGATGACATCCCATCTCAGCCAGCGCCTGATTCGGCCACCCGCCGCCCGTGGGCGCAGCGGAAGGCGGCGGGCGCTGTTGCGTGTCGGTGGCCAGGGCTCGGGGCGGGCTTTTGGCGAGTGAAGGTATCGAGCCGTCGTCGCCCTTGGTCGCCGCCGGGGCCGGCGTTCACCGGGTTCTCCCCACGCACGTCAGCGTGGTGCGCCGCAGCCACCACCGTGCTCAGAACGGCAGGCCGCACGAGGCCGGCCCGCCATGCGGAGCACCGGCGTCCTACTACTCGTTCGCGGATCCGGCCGCCTCCCACAGCGCGGCGACCGCCGTGCGCACCGCCGGGGTGTGCTCGACCGCGTCGTGCACGACCACGTGTATCGACCGGATCGGCGTCGGGCGGACCACCCGAACGCGGGTCACGCCGTCGGGTAGGTTTCCCCACATCGCCGAGATAGCAATGGCCGCCGCTCACGACGAGGGGTCGGTCGTCGGCCAAGGGTGTGACGACGAGTTCGAGCTCGAGTTCGCGCTCGACCTCATGGTCGACGGATTCGAAACTCCACCGGCAGGGGTGGACGTCTCGCGGCACCCGGTCCTGACCCGGCGCCAGGCATTCGCGCCTGGACGGCTGAAGCTCAG is part of the Micromonospora halotolerans genome and encodes:
- a CDS encoding DUF4352 domain-containing protein, whose product is MTRAHYAAAFALVTVLAGCGGGPEKPVTVGATLAPTSAAPATSTPAASPSASPSQDGMLAIGQTFTFENNTMTTSVLGYKQPIGEASRDMKKEGEAFGGLEVNTCNLASASEPRQVNVLPWSLELPDGTTTSHRWSGVVSAEYPYSPKTLKPGRCVKGWIVFTVPAKGEPSVAVYEGQGNQGQPAEWKLS